From a single Sorghum bicolor cultivar BTx623 chromosome 5, Sorghum_bicolor_NCBIv3, whole genome shotgun sequence genomic region:
- the LOC8070192 gene encoding uncharacterized protein LOC8070192 produces the protein MVETRRSSAAAAAGKRPSPSPSSSSVPPPKRPKAESPGSPTASAPGRAEEDSVAGAAPARSTGSAEDAAAVAQKDQGADKPCSAAAESSKRRKEPEQQQPAAPWAKLLSQCSQTPHHPISVAQFSVGQSKSCNLWLKDQPVSKVLCKVRRLEQGGPCELEVLGKKGMVQVNGRSISPGAKVPLTGGDEVIFSSCGKHAYIFQHPLNEKVPKTVPSSAVSLLEPPVASVKRIRTDKRTGDTSAVAGTEMLASTSNQTKDVAAVPPAAAGENSQRVGRPVASSASDKSKGRAVSPEKEFENGENANEVNSNIEDSPMDVAAAPISPDDATNDTCQQNGFGPDTHLGAEIGKIATYKIRPVLRMITGSTISEFDLTGDLFKALEDQRDLIRDLNASTSVPPSRCQAFKDGMKQGIINPSDIDVTFENFPYYLSENTKNVLLSCAFIHLEKKEFIKQFAEISSINQRILLSGPAGSEIYQETLVKALAKHFGARLLVVDSLLLPGAPSKDPESQKDVGKVDKSGDKTTAEKFAIYQKHRSSLADTVHFRRPAAPTSSVNADIVGTSTLHSASLPKQESSTATSKSYTFREGDRVRYVGPAQPTTLPQRGPSYGYRGRVMLAFEDNGSSKIGVRFDKQIPDGNDLGGLCEEDHGFFCSAELLRPDFSAGEEVERLAMTELIEVISEENKSGPLIVLLKDVEKSFTGVTESLSSLRSKLESLPSGVLVIGSHTQMDSRKEKAHPGGFLFTKFASSSQTLFDLFPDSFGSRLHERSKESPKAMKHLNKLFPNKISIQLPQDEALLTDWKQQLDRDVETLKAKSNIGSIRTFLSRNGIECNDLEKLFIKDQSLSNENVDKIVGYAVSYHLKHNKIETSNSKDAKLVLASESLKHGLNMLQSMQSDNKSSKKSLKDVVTENEFEKRLLADVIPPNDIGVTFDDIGALENVKDTLKELVMLPLQRPELFCKGQLTKPCKGILLFGPPGTGKTMLAKAVATEAGANFINISMSSITSKWFGEGEKYVKAVFSLASKIAPSVIFIDEVDSMLGRRENPGEHEAMRKMKNEFMVNWDGLRTKDKERVLVLGATNRPFDLDEAVIRRFPRRLMVNLPDASNREKILKVILAKEELGSDVDLDSLANMTDGYSGSDLKNLCVTAAHYPIREILEKEKKEKNLAKTEGRPEPALYGSEDIRPLSIDDFKSAHEQVCASVSSDSANMNELLQWNDLYGEGGSRKKKALSYFM, from the exons ATGGTGGagactcgccggagctccgccgccgcggccgccgggaAGCGCCCTTCCCCGTCGCCATCCTCTTCGTCCGTACCTCCCCCGAAGCGGCCCAAG GCGGAGTCCCCGGGGTCACCGACGGCGTCCGCGCCCGGGAGGGCCGAGGAGGATTCCGTGGCGGGAGCGGCACCAGCGAGGAGCACCGGCTCGGCCGAGGACGCGGCGGCCGTGGCACAGAAAG ATCAAGGAGCGGATAAGCCTTGTTCTGCCGCCGCCGAGAGTTCGAAGAGGAGGAAGGAGCCGGAGCAACAGCAACCTGCAGCGCCATGGGCGAAGCTACTCTCCCAGTGCTCACAG ACTCCTCACCATCCCATCAGTGTGGCTCAGTTTTCTGTTGGTCAAAGCAAAAGCTGCAATTTGTGGCTGAAAGACCAACCTGTTAGCAAAGTGCTTTGCAAGGTGCGGCGCCTTGAG CAAGGAGGTCCATGTGAGTTAGAAGTTCTAGGGAAGAAGGGTATGGTCCAAGTAAATGGAAGGTCCATAAGTCCAGGCGCAAAAGTTCCCCTTACAGGAGGGGATGAAGTCATATTCAGTTCATGCGGCAAGCATGCTTAT ATTTTTCAGCATCCTTTGAATGAAAAAGTTCCTAAAACGGTGCCATCATCTGCTGTTAGCCTTCTAGAACCTCCTGTTGCTAGCGTAAAGCGCATCCGTACAGATAAGAGAACAGGAGACACTTCAGCTGTTGCTGGTACAGAGATGTTGGCATCTACATCTAATCAGACGAAGGATGTAGCAGCAGTACCTCCCGCGGCAGCCGGAGAGAACAGCCAAAGAGTAGGGCGGCCAGTGGCATCATCTGCTTCTGATAAATCAAAAGGGCGTGCTGTGAGTCCTGAGAAGGAATTTGAGAATGGGGAAAATGCTAATGAGGTAAATTCTAACATTGAAGACTCTCCAATGGATGTCGCTGCAGCCCCTATATCTCCTGATGATGCTACGAACGATACCTGTCAACAAAATGGCTTTGGGCCTGATACTCATCTTGGTGCGGAAATCGGTAAGATTGCAACCTATAAGATAAGGCCAGTTCTGAGGATGATTACAGGATCAACTATATCCGAGTTCGATTTGACTGGTGATCTTTTTAAAGCTCTTGAAGATCAGAGGGATCTCATCAGGGATCTTAACGCTTCAACCAGTGTGCCTCCAAGTAGATGTCAAGCCTTTAAGGATGGGATGAAACAAGGAATTATTAATCCAAGTGATATTGATGTTACCTTTGAGAATTTTCCTTATTATCTCAG TGAGAATACAAAGAATGTGCTCTTATCATGTGCATTCATACACTTGGAAAAGAAGGAATTCATCAAGCAGTTTGCTGAGATTTCatcaataaatcagcgaatttTGTTATCTGGTCCAGCAG GTTCCGAGATTTATCAGGAAACATTGGTAAAGGCACTTGCCAAACATTTTGGTGCTAGACTCCTTGTCGTGGATTCACTTTTGCTGCCTGGg GCACCTTCAAAGGATCCAGAATCCCAGAAAGATGTTGGGAAGGTTGATAAATCAGGGGATAAGACAACTGCCGAGAAGtttgcaatatatcagaagcatCGCTCTTCGTTGGCAGACACTGTTCACTTCAGGAGGCCAGCTGCACCAACTTCCAGTGTGAATGCTGATATTGTGGGAACATCCACTCTGCATTCTGCATCTCTACCGAAACAGGAGTCGTCAACAGCTACATCCAAGAGCTATACTTTCAGAGAAG GTGATAGGGTGCGTTATGTGGGTCCAGCTCAGCCAACCACGTTGCCACAAAG GGGACCAAGTTATGGTTATCGAGGCAGAGTGATGCTTGCTTTTGAAGATAATGGATCCTCAAAAATTGGAGTCCGATTTGACAAGCAGATCCCTGATGGTAATGATCTTGGTGGTTTGTGCGAGGAAGATCACGGTTTCTTCTGCTCTG CTGAATTACTGCGGCCAGACTTTTCTGCTGGTGAAGAAGTTGAGAGGCTAGCTATGACCGAGTTAATAGAG GTCATTTCAGAAGAGAACAAATCTGGACCTCTGATAGTGTTACTTAAGGATGTAGAGAAATCATTCACTGGAGTTACAGAGTCACTTTCATCTTTGAGGAGCAAACTTGAATCACTTCCATCTGGTGTTCTTGTTATAGGATCCCACACCCAGATGGACAGCCGCAAAGAGAAG GCGCATCCTGGAGGTTTTCTTTTCACAAAGTTTGCCAGTAGCAGCCAGACACTTTTTGACCTTTTCCCG GATAGCTTCGGTAGCAGGTTGCATGAAAGAAGCAAAGAAAGTCCAAAGGCAATGAAACATCTAAATAAACTTTTCCCAAACAAAATTTCAATCCAGCTTCCGCAG GATGAAGCTCTACTTACAGATTGGAAGCAGCAGTTGGATCGTGATGTTGAAACACTTAAAGCCAAATCAAATATTGGTAGCATTCGCACG TTTCTGAGCCGTAATGGAATTGAATGCAATGATCTTGAAAAATTATTCATCAAAGACCAATCACTGAGTAATGAAA ATGTGGACAAGATTGTTGGGTACGCAGTGAGTTATCACCTTAAGCACAATAAAATTGAGACGTCCAACTCCAAGGATGCTAAACTTGTACTCGCAAGTGAAAG CCTTAAGCATGGGCTCAACATGCTGCAAAGCATGCAAAGTGATAACAAGAGCTCCAAAAAATCACTGAAG GATGTTGTCACAGAGAATGAATTTGAGAAAAGGCTTTTGGCAGATGTTATACCACCTAATGACATTGGAGTTACCTTTGATGATATTGGAGCCCTGGAGAATGTAAAGGACACGTTAAAGGAGCTGGTGATGCTCCCTTTACAAAGACCTGAATTGTTCTGCAAAGGCCAGTTAACAAAG CCTTGCAAGGGAATATTGCTTTTCGGACCTCCTGGCACTGGGAAAACTATGCTTGCCAAAGCAGTAGCAACTGAAGCAGGTGCTAATTTCATCAATATATCAATGTCGAGCATTACATCGAAG TGGTTTGGTGAAGGAGAGAAGTATGTAAAGGCTGTTTTCTCACTAGCAAGTAAAATAGCCCCCAGTGTTATATTTATTGATGAG GTCGATAGTATGCTAGGAAGGAGAGAAAATCCAGGGGAGCATGAAGCGATGCGCAAGATGaagaatgaatttatggtaaattGGGATGGGTTGCGCACTAAAGATAAGGAGCGTGTGCTTGTTCTTGGTGCTACAAATAGACCGTTTGATCTGGACGAGGCTGTGATTAGGAGGTTCCCCCGCAG GTTAATGGTAAACTTACCCGATGCATCAAATAGAGAGAAAATTCTAAAAGTAATTTTGGCAAAAGAAGAGCTGGGATCGGATGTTGATCTGGACTCACTTGCCAATATGACTGATGGTTATTCAGGAAGCGACCTTAAG AATCTGTGTGTGACCGCAGCGCATTATCCCATTCGAGAAATTCTGGAGAAGGAAAAGAAG GAGAAGAATTTGGCTAAAACAGAAGGTAGGCCAGAGCCTGCATTGTATGGAAGCGAGGACATCCGTCCTCTTAGCATAGATGACTTCAAATCTGCCCATGAGCAG GTTTGTGCTAGCGTTTCGTCTGATTCAGCAAACATGAACGAGCTTCTTCAATGGAATGACCTGTATGGTGAAGGCGGGTCAAGGAAGAAGAAAGCGCTGAGCTACTTCATGTGA